DNA from Streptomyces sp. NBC_01476:
GCCGGTAGTCCGCTGGGCCGGCCGGGCCGGCCCCCGCAGGGTGCGGCGCCCGCGCCGGCGGAGCGGGCGCTCCGGCACCTGCGGGAGCGCAGCGGGCTGCTCGTGTACGGGCCGGCCGGCATCGGCAAGTCGACGCTGCTCGGCGCCGTGGCAACCGCCGCGGCGGACGAGGGAGGTGCCGTCCTGCGCTGCCGGCCCGCGCCCGAGGACGCCCAACTGCCCTACCTCGGGCTGATCGACCTCTTCGCCCGGGTGCCCGACGAGGTGATCGCCGCCGTGCCGCCCGGGCCCCGGGAGGCCCTGCTGAGCGCGCTGCGCCGCCCCGGCCCGGCCGGCCCGCCCGACGGCCTCGCGGTGCGCCTCGCCGTGCTCGACGCGCTGCGCCGCCTCGCGGACACCGCCCCCGTGCTGCTGGTCGTCGACGGCATGCAATGGCTCGACGGACCCAGCGCCGATGTTCTCGCCTTCGTGGCCCGGCGTATCGACGACACCCGCATCCGGATCGCCGTCGCCCAGCGGGTGGCCGAGGGCCTGCGCCCCGAACACCCCCACTGGTGCCCGCCGGACACCGCGGAGTTCCCCGTGCCGCCGCTGCCCGACGCCGATGTGGCACACCTGCTGCTCGCCGCCGGGATCGTCCTGCCGCCGCCCGTCCAGCGGGCAGTGCTGCGCACCGCCGCCGGAAACCCTTTCTACGCACTGGAGTTGAGCCGGAGCGCGCCGCCGGAGGGCCTGCCCGCGGAGAGCGGCGGCTTCCTCCCGGTGCCCGCCGCGCTGCGCTCCCTGGTCCTGGGCGGCGTCACCGCCCTCCCGGCGTCCACCGGGTACGCCCTGCTCGTCGCCTGCGCCGCCGCCCGGCCGACCCTGCCGCTGCTGCGGGCCGCCGGCGTACCCGACGCGAGCGCCGCACTGGCTGCCGCCGAGCGGGCCGGCGTGATCAGCACCGACGCCGCACAGTCCGTGCGCTTCCGGCACCCCCTGGTGCGCGCGGCACTCTACGGCGAGGCAACCGAGGCCGAACGCCGCACGGTGCACGAGCGGTTGGCCGCCGCCGTCGCCGAACCCACGCAAGCCGCACGCCACATGGCCCTCGCCGGGCCTGACGAGGACGCCGCCACCGCCGCCGCGCTGATGGCAGCCGCCCACGCGGCGCGCAAGCGCGGTGAGCCGGACGCCGCCGCCGAACTCGCCGAACTCGCCGTGCACAGAACCCCGGTGACCCACCCGGCCGACCGCGACCTGCGCCTCCTGGACGCCGCCGACTTCGCCTGCGACGCCGGCCGATGGGAGGAGTCCGAGCGGTCCGCCCGCACCGTGCTCGACCGCTCGGACTCCGCCAGGAGCCGGGTACGGGCCCGGCTGGTGCTGCTGAGCGGCGTCGGCCAGGCCCTGCGCGACCACGTCGAACTCATCGAGGACGGGCTGCGCGACGCCGCCGGCGCTCCGGAACTGGAAGCGCCGCTCTACCACTGGGCGTCCGTGCGCGGCCTGTTGACCGGCTCCCTGGACGAAGCGTCCCGGCACGCCCGCCGCTCCGCACAGTGCGCCGCACAGGCGGGGGACACCGGGCTGCGGATCGCCGCACTGTCCACACTCGCACGGGTGCAGTCGCTCGCCGGTGAAGCCGCCGACGCCGACGCCGCGCTGGCCCAGGCCGTGGAGCTCGCGGCCGACGGACCCCAGAGCCGGGGCCTGATCCGGATGCGGGCGGTCCTGGCCCTCGACACCGACCGGGTCGACGACGCCCGCCGCGAACTGGCCGAACTCCTCCCGGCCGCAGGGGAGTCGGACGGCGTGGAGTCGACCGTGGCCACCCTGGTGGCGCTCACCCGCGCCCAGGTCCGCGCCGGAGCCTGCCGGGAGGCGCTGCGCACCGCGGCCCGCTGCACCCGGGTGGCCGCCGACGCAGGCATGGAGTCGGCGCCCGCGCTGTACGCGGCCGCCCTCGCGGAGACCTTCGGCGGCTCCGCGGCCGAGGCCCGCCGACTGGCGGTACGGGCCGTGCACGCCTCCCAGGAAGACGGCGACCAGCTCTTCCGGCTGCGGGCCCTGGCGGCGCTGGGCCAGGCCGGCCTGTTCACCGGCGATCTCCAGCACGTGGCCGAGGCGGTCGAGTCGCTGCGTCAAGTGACCCTGATCGGGGAGTCGATGGGCGCGGCCGACCCGCCGCTGCTGGGCTGGTACGCCGACCTCGCCGAGGCGCTGGTGGCGCTCGGCGAGACCGCGGCCGCCCACGACGTCCTGCAGCGGGCGTACCAGCGTGCAGGCCGGCTGCCGGGCAGCGTCCTGGCCTCGCTGGAGCGGGCCGAAGGGCTGCGGGAGGCGGCGGTCGGCCGGCTCAAGGAAGGCGCGGCACTCCTGCGGTCGTCGGCCGACCGGCTGGGCCCCCTCGACCTGCCGGTGGACCTGGTACGGACGCTCACCGCGCTCGGGACGGTCGAGCGCCGGGCCAGGCACCGGACCACCGCGCGGGCACTGCTCACCGAGGCGCGACAGCTCGCCGACCGCGCCGGCGCGGAACCGCTCGCTGAGCGCGCCGGGGTCGAACTCGCCCGCGTGGACGGGACGGTGGGCGGCGCCGCGGCCACCGCACTGACACCCGCCGAGGCCAGGATCGCCGAACTGGTGCGCGGCGGAGCGACCAACCGCGAGGTCGCCGCCCAGCTGTTCATCAGCGTCAAGACGGTCGAGGGCACGCTGTCGCGGCTGTACCGCAGGTTCGGGGTGCGCTCACGCACCGCGCTGGCGTACGCGCTGGCCTCCATGCCACGGGTGTCACACGAAACGCACCCTTAACAACCAGCGCAAGGGTTCCCACGCTTACGCGGCGTCACACCACTCCCTAGCGTTGATCCGGCCCCGAACAAGGGGACCGGACCCCCATGGAGGATCTTCGTGACCCTACGTCTGAAACTGCTGGCCGCTGCCGCCACCCCGGCACTGCTGCTCGCAGCCGTCCCCGCCGCGTACGCCGCCACCACGCAGCCGGACGCCGCCCGCACCGCGCTGTCCGGCAACATACTCACCGGACTGAACACCAATGCCGTACGGACCGGCGCTGTCGCCTCCACCGACCGCATATCCGTGGCCGTCACGCTGGCGTCCCGCGACGACAAGGCCCTGGCCGCCTTCGTCGCGCAGGTCACCGACCCCGCCTCGCCCTCGTACGGTCACTACCTGACGAAGAGCCAGTTCGCGGGCCGCTTCGGCCGCAGCGACGCCGACGTCAAGAAGGTCACCGACTACCTGCGCTCCCAGGGGCTCACCGTCGGCACCGTGCACTCCGGCAACCTGCTGATCGACGCCACCGGCACCGCCGCCCAGCTGGAGAAGGCGTTCGGCACCAAGCTGTCGACGTGGAAGGACAGCGCCTCGGGCCGCTCCTTCTACGCCAACGACGCCGCGCCCTCGCTGCCCAGCTCGGTCGGCTCCCTGGTCAGCGATGTCTCCGGCCTCAACAACCGCGTCCAGCTGCACCACCAGGCACCGGCCGCCGTCACCCCGCACAACGGCCCCGGCGGCGGCTACACCCCCACCCAGATCAAGGGCGGCTACAACGTCTCGGGCAGCTACACCGGCAGCGGCCAGCAGGTCGCCCTGCTGGAGTTCGACGGCTTCCAGCAGTCCAACATCACCGCGTACGACAGCCACTACGGGCTGAGCTCGACCGCGCCCACCGTGCACAAGGTGAGCGGCGGTTCCGGCCCGCTCGGCGACGGCCAGGTCGAGGTCGAGCTCGACATCGAGGTGCTCAACGCCGTCGCGCCGGCCGCGAAGATCACCGTCTTCGAGGGCCCCAACTCCGACGCGGGCGAGGTCGACACCTACCAGGCGATCGTGGACAGCGGCGTCCCTGTGACGTCCATCAGCTGGGGCGCCGCCGAGACGCAGCGCACCAGCTCCAACATCAGCGCGGTCGACGCCGTCTTCGCGCAGGGCGCCGCCGAGGGCCTGAGCTTCTTCGCGGCCTCCGGCGACAGCGGCTCCGACGACGCCGGCACGGGCGGCACCTCCGTCGACTACCCGGCCAGCGACCCGTACGTCACCGGCGTCGGCGGCACCACGCTGACCGTCACCTCCGCCAACGCGTGGAGCC
Protein-coding regions in this window:
- a CDS encoding helix-turn-helix transcriptional regulator, with the protein product MADRVVAGSPLGRPGRPPQGAAPAPAERALRHLRERSGLLVYGPAGIGKSTLLGAVATAAADEGGAVLRCRPAPEDAQLPYLGLIDLFARVPDEVIAAVPPGPREALLSALRRPGPAGPPDGLAVRLAVLDALRRLADTAPVLLVVDGMQWLDGPSADVLAFVARRIDDTRIRIAVAQRVAEGLRPEHPHWCPPDTAEFPVPPLPDADVAHLLLAAGIVLPPPVQRAVLRTAAGNPFYALELSRSAPPEGLPAESGGFLPVPAALRSLVLGGVTALPASTGYALLVACAAARPTLPLLRAAGVPDASAALAAAERAGVISTDAAQSVRFRHPLVRAALYGEATEAERRTVHERLAAAVAEPTQAARHMALAGPDEDAATAAALMAAAHAARKRGEPDAAAELAELAVHRTPVTHPADRDLRLLDAADFACDAGRWEESERSARTVLDRSDSARSRVRARLVLLSGVGQALRDHVELIEDGLRDAAGAPELEAPLYHWASVRGLLTGSLDEASRHARRSAQCAAQAGDTGLRIAALSTLARVQSLAGEAADADAALAQAVELAADGPQSRGLIRMRAVLALDTDRVDDARRELAELLPAAGESDGVESTVATLVALTRAQVRAGACREALRTAARCTRVAADAGMESAPALYAAALAETFGGSAAEARRLAVRAVHASQEDGDQLFRLRALAALGQAGLFTGDLQHVAEAVESLRQVTLIGESMGAADPPLLGWYADLAEALVALGETAAAHDVLQRAYQRAGRLPGSVLASLERAEGLREAAVGRLKEGAALLRSSADRLGPLDLPVDLVRTLTALGTVERRARHRTTARALLTEARQLADRAGAEPLAERAGVELARVDGTVGGAAATALTPAEARIAELVRGGATNREVAAQLFISVKTVEGTLSRLYRRFGVRSRTALAYALASMPRVSHETHP
- a CDS encoding S53 family peptidase, which codes for MTLRLKLLAAAATPALLLAAVPAAYAATTQPDAARTALSGNILTGLNTNAVRTGAVASTDRISVAVTLASRDDKALAAFVAQVTDPASPSYGHYLTKSQFAGRFGRSDADVKKVTDYLRSQGLTVGTVHSGNLLIDATGTAAQLEKAFGTKLSTWKDSASGRSFYANDAAPSLPSSVGSLVSDVSGLNNRVQLHHQAPAAVTPHNGPGGGYTPTQIKGGYNVSGSYTGSGQQVALLEFDGFQQSNITAYDSHYGLSSTAPTVHKVSGGSGPLGDGQVEVELDIEVLNAVAPAAKITVFEGPNSDAGEVDTYQAIVDSGVPVTSISWGAAETQRTSSNISAVDAVFAQGAAEGLSFFAASGDSGSDDAGTGGTSVDYPASDPYVTGVGGTTLTVTSANAWSRETAWSGGGGGKSGVFSIPSWQTPVQKSQGGGKRQVPDVAALANPSPGVSIYSQGRWGQVGGTSAAAPEWAGFAALYNQQATAAGKPRLGFANPALYTAGGTGFHDITSGSNGAYSSATGWDFTTGWGSYNAATLAAKLLNP